A part of Paenibacillus sp. sptzw28 genomic DNA contains:
- the rpsA gene encoding 30S ribosomal protein S1 — MSEETKVQDSAQESAPAETISQEAMDNFVSLKKGDTVKGTIAKIEDNQAFVSLGYKYDGVIPLRELSSVQIENAAEAVQVGQEVELKVVSIDDEKEKLILSKKLVDGERAWDVLQSRFEQGEVFEVSVADVVKGGLVADVGVRGFIPASMVERHFVEDFSDYKGRTLRVKVKEIDRENNKVILSQKEVLDAEFEQNKQQVMSSLEPGQELEGTVQRLTPFGAFVDIGGIDGLVHVSELSWQHVAHPKDIVFEGQSVRVKVLKVDPAAGKISLSMKAAQPGPWENADGKFNTGDIVTGTVRRIVNFGAFVEIAPGVEGLVHISQLAHRHVASPFEVVKEGQEVKAKILDFNPAEKRVSLSIKETEEAPEQPAQRSERPQRDRDRGPKVELNNPNVSLSNESMSFTLAERFGDKLSKLK; from the coding sequence ATGTCAGAAGAAACAAAAGTGCAAGATTCAGCTCAAGAATCCGCTCCTGCGGAAACGATCAGCCAAGAGGCAATGGACAACTTCGTGTCTTTGAAAAAAGGTGACACGGTGAAAGGTACGATCGCCAAAATTGAGGATAACCAAGCTTTCGTAAGCCTTGGATATAAATATGACGGCGTCATTCCGCTTCGCGAGCTTTCCTCGGTTCAAATTGAAAATGCGGCCGAAGCAGTTCAAGTAGGCCAGGAAGTTGAACTGAAGGTAGTCAGCATCGACGATGAAAAGGAGAAGCTGATTCTTTCCAAAAAGCTGGTTGATGGCGAGCGTGCCTGGGATGTGCTGCAAAGCCGTTTCGAACAGGGCGAAGTGTTCGAAGTGAGTGTTGCCGATGTCGTCAAAGGTGGTCTTGTAGCCGATGTAGGCGTGCGCGGATTTATACCTGCTTCCATGGTCGAGCGTCATTTCGTCGAAGATTTCAGCGACTATAAAGGTCGCACGCTTCGAGTAAAAGTGAAAGAAATCGACCGCGAGAATAATAAAGTAATTTTGTCCCAAAAAGAAGTTCTGGACGCCGAATTCGAGCAAAACAAGCAGCAGGTGATGAGCTCGCTTGAGCCGGGTCAAGAGCTGGAAGGCACGGTTCAGCGCTTGACTCCGTTTGGCGCGTTTGTTGATATCGGCGGAATTGACGGTCTTGTGCATGTTTCGGAACTTTCGTGGCAGCATGTTGCACATCCGAAGGATATCGTCTTCGAGGGACAATCCGTTAGGGTGAAGGTGCTTAAAGTAGATCCGGCTGCCGGCAAAATCAGCTTGAGCATGAAAGCCGCTCAACCCGGACCTTGGGAAAACGCCGATGGCAAATTCAACACCGGTGACATCGTGACCGGAACGGTTCGCCGTATAGTGAATTTCGGCGCATTTGTTGAGATTGCTCCAGGCGTTGAAGGCCTCGTTCATATTTCGCAGCTGGCACATCGCCATGTTGCATCCCCATTTGAAGTTGTGAAAGAGGGGCAGGAAGTGAAAGCGAAAATTCTCGATTTCAATCCTGCTGAGAAACGCGTAAGCCTGAGCATTAAAGAAACGGAAGAAGCGCCAGAACAACCTGCTCAACGCTCTGAACGGCCGCAGCGTGACCGCGACCGCGGTCCAAAGGTTGAGCTGAATAACCCGAACGTGAGCCTTAGCAATGAAAGCATGAGCTTTACGCTTGCAGAACGTTTCGGCGATAAATTAAGCAAATTGAAGTAA
- a CDS encoding 1-acyl-sn-glycerol-3-phosphate acyltransferase: MIYNACRSILRFLYAILFRFEASGLENIPAAGGVVLCSNHISLLDPTTVGTKVNRKVHYMAKAELFEIPLFGAFIRTVGAFPVKRGGVSKDAIRSAIALVQGGGVMGIFPEGTRNSTTGIGKKGAAMIAVRSNAVIIPVAIIGEYRLFRKMKIRYGQPIDISEIIQDQSSDMLEKVTEKIMASIREMVRQG; this comes from the coding sequence ATGATATATAATGCTTGCCGCAGCATACTTCGTTTCTTGTACGCCATTCTGTTCCGTTTCGAAGCCAGCGGCCTGGAGAATATACCGGCTGCAGGCGGCGTTGTTCTTTGCTCCAACCATATAAGCCTTCTGGATCCGACGACAGTCGGAACCAAGGTTAACCGTAAAGTGCATTATATGGCCAAAGCGGAATTATTTGAGATTCCGTTATTCGGTGCTTTCATCCGCACCGTCGGCGCGTTTCCGGTCAAACGCGGCGGCGTCAGCAAGGATGCGATTCGTTCGGCGATCGCTCTGGTGCAAGGCGGCGGCGTTATGGGCATCTTTCCGGAAGGGACCCGAAATTCGACGACAGGTATAGGCAAGAAAGGCGCCGCGATGATTGCGGTGCGAAGCAATGCGGTGATTATTCCAGTAGCGATAATCGGGGAATACCGTTTATTCCGAAAAATGAAAATCCGTTACGGCCAGCCAATCGACATATCCGAAATCATACAAGATCAGTCATCCGATATGCTGGAGAAAGTAACAGAGAAGATTATGGCAAGCATCCGCGAGATGGTCCGCCAGGGATAA
- the cmk gene encoding (d)CMP kinase, with the protein MNGGRNCDRINVAIDGPAGAGKSTVARKVAERLGYIYIDTGAMYRAVTLAANRAGIAPDEADRLGMLVGKLDIRLKPGAGGQSVLLNKEDVTSAIRTREVTLRVSQVASHQPVRSRLVELQRQLAADKGIVMDGRDIGTHVLPDAELKIFLTASVQTRALRRFQELDADGRVSLTQLEREIADRDRSDEQREISPLVCAKDAVVVDSTELAIDQVVELIVGLSRTKLAEAK; encoded by the coding sequence ATGAATGGGGGACGCAATTGCGACCGCATTAACGTGGCGATTGACGGACCTGCCGGTGCCGGCAAAAGTACAGTCGCACGAAAAGTCGCCGAACGACTCGGCTACATTTACATTGATACCGGCGCTATGTACCGGGCAGTCACTTTAGCTGCCAATCGGGCCGGAATCGCACCTGACGAAGCGGACAGGCTTGGAATGCTCGTCGGGAAGCTGGATATACGACTGAAGCCGGGAGCGGGCGGGCAATCGGTGCTGCTCAATAAGGAAGATGTAACATCTGCGATTCGCACCCGCGAAGTTACGCTTCGCGTATCTCAGGTGGCCTCACATCAACCTGTACGGAGCCGTCTGGTGGAGCTTCAGCGGCAGTTGGCCGCCGATAAAGGCATTGTGATGGATGGCCGCGATATTGGGACACACGTGCTGCCGGATGCGGAGCTGAAGATTTTCCTGACAGCCAGCGTTCAAACCAGGGCGCTGCGCAGGTTTCAAGAGCTTGACGCAGATGGGCGCGTCTCACTTACGCAGCTCGAACGGGAAATCGCCGATCGCGACCGCAGCGATGAGCAGCGGGAAATTTCTCCGCTTGTCTGTGCCAAGGATGCAGTCGTAGTCGACAGCACGGAACTGGCAATCGATCAAGTTGTCGAACTTATTGTAGGCTTGAGCCGAACCAAATTGGCGGAGGCAAAGTAA
- a CDS encoding flagellar brake protein — translation MLPKVNQFLFLQVASSDEKEAAIEYKSRVSDENNDELLIELPIIEGTGRFKRLFLGDELSAYFLTSDGVKHYFNSHVIGFKDDVIKLVRIRNPDPDSITKVQRRNFLRVAAELELAVRLSSHIRFIGMTDDVGGGGISFLVDARWPIKDGAELECWLLVPYRNGSVDHAQFKSEVVRVKTLESGKNQVMAKFTGISDGERQKIIRFCFERQLELRKT, via the coding sequence ATGCTGCCTAAGGTAAACCAATTTTTATTCTTACAAGTGGCTTCGTCCGATGAGAAGGAAGCAGCGATAGAATATAAATCAAGAGTTTCGGATGAAAACAATGATGAGCTGCTCATCGAGCTTCCGATTATCGAGGGCACGGGCCGGTTTAAACGATTATTTCTCGGCGATGAGCTGTCTGCCTACTTTCTTACGAGCGACGGGGTGAAGCATTATTTTAATTCACACGTTATAGGTTTTAAGGATGACGTCATCAAGCTTGTGCGGATTCGCAATCCGGATCCCGATTCGATTACTAAAGTGCAGCGCCGCAATTTTCTCAGGGTTGCTGCAGAACTCGAGCTCGCTGTCAGGCTGTCCTCGCACATCCGTTTTATCGGCATGACGGACGATGTCGGTGGGGGTGGAATTTCTTTTCTCGTCGACGCCAGATGGCCGATCAAGGACGGCGCCGAATTGGAATGCTGGCTGCTTGTACCATACCGCAACGGTTCAGTGGATCACGCGCAGTTCAAGTCGGAGGTCGTACGTGTAAAAACATTGGAGTCCGGCAAGAATCAGGTGATGGCGAAGTTTACCGGTATTTCGGATGGAGAAAGACAAAAGATCATTCGTTTTTGCTTCGAACGGCAGCTTGAGCTCCGCAAAACATAA
- the ypeB gene encoding germination protein YpeB codes for MYRRLSAILFPVMTLLFIGSIYWGYQEHQEKNSILIKAENQYQRAFHDLTYHVAQLHRQLGNTLAVNAASQGYHRKGLVNVWRLTSEAQNEINQLPLTLLPFNRTEEFLSRIANFSYKTSVRDLTKHPLTQDEYKTLKTLYANSKQISNDLLQVQDKVLANNLRWMDVETALASEKSNRDNTIIDGFQTVDKKVSEYPEINWGPSVASMYQKRTVKMLGGKQMSPEDIRKAAARFLKINDTNSIQVTENGAGTEYASYSATVQGPNTDNPIQLDFTQKGGQLIWYVNPRDVGEPKLNAEEARDKATEFLDSRGYPGMKSVNFDQYDNTAVFTMVGTQNGVLIFPEKMTVKVAMDNGDIVGLQAADYVFDHRKRKIPKPKLSPSAARAALNPDFKARSEQLALIENDLGEEALCYEFVGRINGGMYRLYINAETGVEEFIEQTPE; via the coding sequence ATGTATCGTCGATTAAGCGCTATATTGTTTCCGGTAATGACGCTTTTATTTATCGGGTCGATTTATTGGGGCTACCAAGAACATCAGGAGAAGAACTCGATCCTGATAAAGGCGGAGAATCAGTATCAACGCGCATTCCACGATTTAACCTATCATGTCGCTCAGCTGCACCGGCAGCTGGGCAACACTCTCGCGGTTAACGCCGCGTCACAAGGCTACCATCGTAAAGGACTGGTTAACGTTTGGCGGCTCACGAGTGAAGCGCAAAACGAAATAAACCAGCTTCCGCTTACACTGCTGCCGTTTAACCGGACCGAAGAGTTTCTCTCGAGAATCGCCAATTTTTCATACAAGACGTCCGTGCGCGATTTGACGAAGCACCCGCTCACTCAAGACGAATATAAAACGCTTAAGACGCTTTATGCCAACTCGAAGCAGATTTCCAATGATTTGCTGCAAGTACAGGATAAAGTCCTCGCAAACAATTTGCGTTGGATGGACGTGGAAACGGCTCTCGCCTCAGAGAAATCCAATCGCGACAATACGATCATCGACGGATTTCAGACGGTTGACAAGAAAGTAAGTGAATATCCGGAAATCAATTGGGGACCTTCGGTTGCAAGCATGTATCAGAAGAGGACGGTAAAGATGCTCGGAGGCAAGCAAATGTCTCCTGAGGATATCAGAAAAGCAGCAGCCCGATTCTTGAAGATAAACGATACGAACAGCATCCAGGTAACTGAAAACGGAGCCGGAACGGAATACGCTTCCTACTCTGCCACGGTCCAGGGGCCGAATACGGATAACCCGATTCAATTGGATTTTACGCAAAAGGGAGGCCAATTGATTTGGTATGTAAATCCACGCGATGTCGGCGAGCCGAAGCTTAATGCCGAGGAGGCCAGGGATAAAGCGACCGAATTTCTTGACAGCCGCGGTTATCCCGGGATGAAATCGGTCAACTTCGACCAATATGATAATACTGCCGTTTTTACAATGGTGGGGACACAAAACGGAGTATTGATTTTCCCGGAAAAAATGACGGTTAAGGTGGCCATGGACAACGGTGATATCGTCGGGCTGCAGGCGGCGGATTACGTATTCGATCATCGCAAACGTAAAATCCCCAAGCCTAAGCTGTCGCCATCCGCCGCCCGGGCGGCATTAAATCCGGATTTCAAAGCGAGATCTGAGCAGCTGGCGCTCATCGAGAACGACCTCGGCGAAGAAGCGCTTTGCTACGAATTCGTTGGACGGATCAACGGGGGTATGTACCGGTTGTATATCAACGCCGAAACGGGCGTCGAAGAATTTATCGAACAAACACCTGAGTAG
- the prsW gene encoding glutamic-type intramembrane protease PrsW, with translation MLLFSILTAAVAPGISLLTYFYMKDRYEAEPFHMVVRVFLLGVLIVLPIMVIQRGLLLWWGDQPVVFAFAVSAGVEELVKWFMLYHIIYNHTEFDEPYDGIVYAVAASLGFATVENVLYAVFQPSSAGSLLVRALLPVSGHALFGVTMGYYLGKAKFVSKTISRKYLMLAAGIPLAEHGVYDWIMGSGSTYWVWFIVPLMAYLWIKGIRKMNRANSRSPFALLGREEEVKL, from the coding sequence ATGCTGCTCTTTTCCATATTAACCGCTGCGGTTGCGCCGGGTATTTCTTTGCTCACTTACTTTTACATGAAGGACCGTTACGAAGCCGAGCCGTTTCATATGGTGGTGCGGGTCTTTCTTCTCGGCGTGCTTATTGTGCTGCCTATAATGGTTATTCAGCGCGGCCTGCTCCTTTGGTGGGGCGACCAACCGGTTGTGTTTGCGTTTGCCGTATCGGCAGGCGTAGAGGAGCTGGTGAAATGGTTTATGCTGTATCATATCATTTACAACCATACCGAATTTGACGAGCCATATGACGGCATCGTCTATGCGGTAGCGGCATCGCTCGGTTTTGCAACGGTTGAGAATGTGCTTTATGCCGTTTTTCAACCCTCCTCGGCTGGATCGCTGCTCGTTCGCGCTCTTCTTCCGGTTTCGGGACATGCACTGTTCGGCGTAACCATGGGCTATTATCTGGGCAAAGCGAAATTTGTAAGCAAGACCATAAGCCGGAAATACCTTATGCTCGCAGCCGGTATTCCATTAGCGGAGCATGGCGTTTACGATTGGATTATGGGATCCGGTTCGACGTATTGGGTCTGGTTTATTGTTCCGCTTATGGCTTATCTATGGATAAAAGGCATACGCAAAATGAACCGGGCGAACTCCCGATCGCCGTTCGCACTGCTCGGACGCGAGGAAGAGGTTAAGCTCTAA